From a region of the Thiorhodovibrio winogradskyi genome:
- a CDS encoding SulP family inorganic anion transporter, which translates to MAPARLRDRLTWLFPFLVWLPKVRPEDLRADLVAALTGAVIVLPQGVAFATIAGMPPEYGLYAGMIPAIIAALFGSSRHLVSGPTTAASVVLFSSLSLLAVPGTPDYVSLALTLTFMVGVLELALGFARLGALVNFISHSVVVGFTAGAAFLIAAKQLKHFFGLEMDSSGHFHDILMAFGQHVIEINPSATAVAASTLLIGIAVKRWLPQVPYMIAAMLGGSLVALGLDAWLGAANTGIATVGALPASLPPLSAPISTFDQIKQLAPTALAVTLFALTEAVSIGRALAARGGYRIDGNQEFIGQGLSNIAGSFFSGYVATGSFNRSGVNFEAGARTPLAAVFAALLLMVIVLLVAPLASYLPTAAMAGVLFLVAWGLIDRKEIRHILTASKRETAVLAVTFFAALFLELEFAIFAGVLLSLVLYLERTSKPRIVTLAPDPRLPKHAFSSDPEVTQCPQLRFIRIDGSLFFGSVAHVERGFDLLRARHPNQKHLAILADGINFVDLQGGQALADEAKRRQREGGDLYLVNVKQGLWETLEACGCIEARGARNVFGGKEAAIHAIYQKLDQTVCATCEKQTFHECSGR; encoded by the coding sequence ATGGCCCCTGCACGACTCCGTGACCGACTAACCTGGCTGTTTCCCTTCCTGGTCTGGCTGCCCAAGGTGCGCCCGGAGGATCTGCGCGCCGACCTCGTCGCCGCGCTGACCGGTGCCGTGATCGTGCTGCCACAAGGCGTAGCTTTCGCCACCATCGCCGGCATGCCGCCGGAATATGGCCTCTATGCCGGCATGATACCGGCGATCATTGCCGCCTTGTTCGGCTCCTCGCGCCATCTGGTTTCAGGCCCGACGACGGCGGCCTCGGTGGTGCTCTTCTCCTCGCTCTCGCTGCTCGCGGTGCCAGGGACGCCGGACTATGTGAGCCTCGCCTTGACCCTGACCTTCATGGTCGGCGTGCTCGAATTGGCGCTTGGATTTGCGCGTCTCGGGGCGCTGGTCAATTTCATCTCACACTCGGTCGTGGTTGGTTTCACCGCCGGCGCGGCCTTTCTGATCGCCGCCAAGCAACTGAAGCACTTCTTCGGCTTGGAGATGGACAGCAGTGGCCATTTCCACGACATCCTGATGGCGTTCGGTCAGCATGTGATCGAGATCAACCCCAGCGCCACCGCGGTGGCGGCCTCCACCTTGCTGATCGGCATCGCGGTGAAACGCTGGCTGCCCCAGGTGCCTTACATGATCGCGGCGATGCTCGGTGGCAGCCTGGTTGCCCTGGGGCTCGATGCCTGGCTGGGTGCCGCCAACACTGGCATCGCCACGGTCGGCGCCTTGCCGGCGAGCCTGCCCCCGCTCTCGGCGCCGATCTCGACCTTCGATCAGATCAAGCAGTTGGCGCCAACCGCGCTGGCGGTCACGCTCTTCGCGCTGACCGAGGCGGTGTCGATTGGGCGCGCGCTCGCGGCGCGCGGCGGTTATCGCATCGATGGCAACCAGGAGTTCATCGGTCAGGGGCTGTCGAACATTGCCGGTTCGTTCTTCTCCGGCTATGTCGCCACCGGCTCGTTCAACCGCAGCGGTGTCAACTTCGAGGCCGGTGCGCGCACGCCCCTGGCGGCGGTCTTTGCCGCGCTGCTGCTAATGGTCATCGTGCTCTTGGTCGCCCCGCTGGCGAGCTACCTGCCGACCGCGGCGATGGCCGGGGTGCTGTTCCTGGTCGCCTGGGGGCTGATTGATCGCAAAGAAATCCGCCATATCCTCACCGCCTCCAAGCGCGAGACCGCGGTGCTGGCGGTGACCTTCTTTGCCGCGCTGTTTTTGGAACTGGAGTTTGCGATCTTCGCCGGCGTGCTGCTGTCCTTGGTGCTCTATCTGGAGCGGACATCGAAGCCGCGCATTGTGACCCTGGCGCCGGACCCGCGCTTGCCCAAGCATGCCTTCTCCAGCGATCCGGAGGTGACCCAGTGCCCGCAGCTGCGCTTCATCCGCATCGACGGCTCGCTGTTCTTCGGCTCGGTGGCCCATGTCGAGCGCGGCTTCGATCTGCTGCGCGCGCGCCATCCGAACCAGAAGCATCTGGCGATCCTGGCCGATGGCATCAACTTCGTTGATCTGCAAGGCGGGCAGGCCCTGGCGGATGAGGCCAAGCGCCGCCAACGCGAGGGCGGCGATCTGTACCTGGTCAACGTCAAGCAGGGGCTGTGGGAGACGCTCGAGGCCTGTGGTTGTATCGAAGCCAGGGGCGCGCGAAATGTGTTCGGTGGCAAGGAGGCGGCGATCCATGCGATCTACCAGAAGCTCGACCAGACCGTCTGTGCGACCTGCGAGAAGCAGACCTTCCATGAATGCTCGGGGCGTTGA